The following proteins are encoded in a genomic region of Oceanisphaera profunda:
- a CDS encoding PA4780 family RIO1-like protein kinase has product MKTPKRLQPLVEEGLIDEVISRLMSGKEADVFVVRCGEHIRCAKVYKDAIKRSFKKAAQYQEGRQVRSGREARALAKRSKFGREQEEKIWQNAEVDALSRLARAGVRVPETFGCIDGVLLMELVTDDFGDVAPRLNDVSMSQEQAIEDHGVMMHYIKLMLCEGIIHGDLSEFNVLVDAYGPVVIDLPQAVNAAANNSAKAMFLRDVNNMRRYYGDFVPALMHTQYGKEMWALYEEGNLTPSSALTGEFEDSGINADVGSVLDEINAAMEEEFERRDRVRDAEQGGE; this is encoded by the coding sequence GTGAAGACACCAAAACGCCTACAACCTCTCGTTGAAGAGGGGTTGATCGATGAAGTAATTAGCCGCCTCATGAGTGGCAAAGAAGCTGATGTGTTCGTGGTCCGCTGTGGTGAGCATATTCGTTGTGCGAAAGTCTATAAAGATGCGATAAAACGCAGCTTTAAAAAAGCGGCACAATACCAAGAAGGGCGCCAAGTACGCAGCGGCCGTGAAGCTCGCGCTTTAGCCAAGCGTTCAAAATTTGGCCGTGAGCAAGAAGAAAAGATTTGGCAAAATGCCGAAGTGGATGCGCTATCTCGGTTAGCCCGCGCCGGGGTGCGCGTGCCTGAAACCTTTGGCTGCATCGATGGCGTCTTGTTGATGGAGCTAGTCACCGATGACTTCGGCGATGTGGCGCCACGGCTTAATGACGTGAGCATGTCACAAGAGCAAGCCATTGAAGATCACGGCGTTATGATGCACTACATCAAGCTCATGCTGTGTGAAGGCATTATTCACGGTGACTTATCCGAATTTAATGTGCTGGTGGATGCCTATGGCCCGGTCGTCATTGACCTACCACAGGCGGTGAATGCTGCCGCCAATAACAGTGCCAAAGCCATGTTTTTGCGGGATGTGAATAACATGCGCCGCTATTACGGAGACTTTGTGCCGGCGTTAATGCATACCCAATATGGCAAAGAGATGTGGGCGCTGTATGAAGAGGGCAATTTAACCCCTAGCTCAGCCCTGACAGGCGAATTTGAAGACTCGGGTATTAATGCTGACGTAGGCTCAGTGCTGGACGAGATAAATGCGGCCATGGAAGAAGAGTTTGAACGCCGCGATCGGGTACGAGACGCAGAACAAGGCGGCGAGTGA
- a CDS encoding GntR family transcriptional regulator, protein MTEKPTSLAEQAFNSIRELLRDNIIKAGQLISMSFLSELIGLPLAPVREAVQKASALGLMKSIPKRGVLIIDADSDHVVECLVIRQIWDKEGARVLTRSPDKEYIKKLIVRHQIVIEQAINSEISLALQKEATSLDWEMHELLSSSINNAEIDRLYAINRDRITVMFNAKPIHPVRLVPAFNEHIAIMTAIIEEDEQKVMDLLDYHYQQIFKWLEI, encoded by the coding sequence ATGACTGAAAAACCTACCTCACTTGCTGAACAGGCCTTTAATTCCATCCGAGAATTATTACGCGATAATATTATTAAAGCTGGCCAACTTATCTCTATGTCTTTCTTGTCGGAACTGATTGGTCTTCCTCTCGCTCCAGTACGAGAAGCGGTACAAAAAGCCTCTGCATTAGGTTTAATGAAATCAATCCCCAAAAGAGGGGTTCTTATCATAGATGCTGATAGTGACCATGTTGTAGAATGCCTAGTTATCCGGCAGATCTGGGATAAAGAAGGAGCCAGAGTATTAACTCGCTCGCCAGATAAAGAATACATCAAAAAACTTATTGTTAGGCACCAAATTGTTATAGAGCAAGCAATCAATTCTGAAATAAGTTTAGCGTTACAAAAAGAGGCGACATCTCTTGATTGGGAGATGCATGAGCTTCTATCTTCTAGTATAAATAATGCTGAAATAGATAGGCTCTATGCGATCAATAGAGATAGAATTACCGTCATGTTCAATGCCAAGCCGATACACCCAGTACGCCTGGTGCCTGCATTTAATGAACATATAGCCATAATGACAGCAATAATAGAAGAAGACGAACAAAAGGTAATGGATCTACTGGATTACCACTACCAACAAATATTCAAATGGCTTGAAATATAA
- a CDS encoding YcgN family cysteine cluster protein produces MREKFWERYQLAELNTKEWEALCDGCGQCCLVRHVSEHKVTVFNISCELLDVSSSRCSDYEHRLSKVPHCHPLTAENVAEYSWLPDSCAYRRLHKGEPLASWHPLLAGSRQHMQQLGITVSPTARPSSQVPRHQRNHYIIKTKNL; encoded by the coding sequence GTGCGGGAAAAATTTTGGGAGCGCTACCAGCTCGCTGAATTAAACACTAAAGAATGGGAAGCCTTGTGCGATGGCTGCGGACAATGCTGCTTAGTGCGCCACGTGAGTGAGCATAAGGTAACCGTCTTTAATATCAGCTGTGAATTGCTGGATGTCAGTAGCAGCCGTTGCAGTGATTATGAACATCGCCTTAGCAAAGTGCCTCACTGCCATCCGTTAACCGCAGAAAATGTTGCTGAATATAGTTGGCTACCCGACTCCTGCGCCTATCGCCGCCTACACAAAGGCGAGCCATTAGCGAGCTGGCATCCGTTATTGGCAGGCTCGCGCCAACACATGCAGCAACTTGGTATTACCGTTAGCCCCACGGCGCGGCCCAGTTCACAGGTGCCCAGACACCAACGTAATCACTATATTATTAAAACGAAAAACCTGTAA
- a CDS encoding DUF6172 family protein translates to MKKTFALAHPKLPLARRVDSIKYEIKKYLKRERNKTLPSGMNYWAFDCRFGTSAETATDVFPSEINKHIDAVVAQELPEFYVEILARACKHDPRAMANTEDDQA, encoded by the coding sequence ATGAAAAAGACATTCGCTTTAGCTCACCCTAAATTACCACTTGCGCGCAGGGTCGACTCTATTAAGTATGAAATTAAAAAGTACCTTAAGAGAGAGCGTAACAAGACCTTGCCTAGCGGCATGAACTACTGGGCGTTTGATTGCCGTTTTGGTACCTCAGCAGAGACTGCGACTGACGTTTTCCCTTCTGAAATCAATAAGCATATTGATGCAGTGGTGGCGCAAGAGTTGCCAGAGTTCTATGTAGAGATACTGGCCAGAGCCTGTAAGCACGATCCTCGTGCGATGGCGAACACTGAAGATGATCAAGCGTAA
- a CDS encoding nucleoside deaminase — protein MNTTALLNKDAASTDAILRAIAHMPTASLEVLMDNEFARSLTDADFMRIAVFLAEKSLLEGGCPIGAVIVNNATQLIVGKGHNTLVQDNHPYNHGETAAIKDAGRLDFSQTTLYTSLSPCVVCATLLYMRGFNRVVVGDTTNASGTETLLQEKGVQVEVLEDADGVAQYARFRQQKPEQDLEDWQGLSAVSHLA, from the coding sequence ATGAACACCACCGCTTTGCTTAATAAAGACGCCGCGAGTACAGATGCCATATTAAGGGCCATCGCGCACATGCCCACCGCCAGTCTTGAAGTCTTAATGGATAACGAATTTGCGCGCAGCTTAACTGATGCAGACTTTATGCGTATTGCCGTGTTCTTGGCAGAAAAAAGCCTGCTGGAAGGCGGCTGCCCAATAGGTGCGGTGATCGTCAATAATGCGACCCAGCTGATTGTCGGCAAAGGGCACAATACCTTGGTGCAAGACAACCACCCCTATAACCACGGTGAAACGGCCGCGATCAAAGATGCGGGGCGCCTCGATTTTAGCCAGACGACCCTCTACACCAGTCTCAGCCCTTGTGTGGTGTGTGCAACCTTGCTTTATATGCGTGGTTTTAACCGCGTGGTAGTAGGCGACACGACCAATGCCTCGGGTACGGAAACCTTGTTGCAAGAAAAAGGCGTGCAAGTAGAGGTATTAGAAGACGCTGACGGCGTGGCCCAATACGCGCGTTTTCGCCAACAAAAGCCCGAGCAAGACTTAGAAGACTGGCAAGGGCTAAGTGCGGTGTCACACCTTGCTTAG
- a CDS encoding ACT domain-containing protein, protein MSGITALAELLASMNPILIDDEFVFCTVPGSLAQYLELAPVASFVEAEGLTLVVSKAAALKANLSFDGAFRQITLTVHSSLAAVGLTAAVSTQLASKGISANVIAAFYHDHIFVPAANAEAALSAIQELSA, encoded by the coding sequence ATGTCCGGAATTACTGCTTTGGCTGAGTTATTGGCATCAATGAACCCAATACTGATTGATGATGAGTTTGTATTCTGCACCGTGCCAGGCAGTTTGGCTCAGTATTTGGAGTTAGCCCCAGTGGCGAGCTTTGTTGAAGCTGAAGGGCTTACGCTGGTGGTGAGCAAAGCGGCTGCGCTAAAAGCGAATTTAAGCTTTGACGGCGCGTTTCGCCAAATTACGCTCACGGTGCATTCCAGTTTAGCCGCGGTGGGGCTAACTGCGGCGGTATCTACCCAGCTTGCGTCTAAGGGCATCAGTGCCAATGTGATAGCGGCCTTTTATCACGACCATATTTTTGTTCCTGCAGCGAACGCAGAGGCGGCGCTGTCCGCAATACAAGAACTCAGCGCCTAG
- a CDS encoding class I SAM-dependent DNA methyltransferase, translated as MSANALYTDLSGYYDLMCLDIDYQAQSSSIDRLQQIFGNGGNTHLDLACGTGPHVRHFIDLGYQSNGLDLNQPMLDIAQLRCPEAQFSLQNMSEFKIAEPVDLITCFLYSIHYNDGINKLKQCIASVHSALKSQGVFCFNVVDKHKIDNALFVSHTATQENSVFTFRSGWHYSGTGEQQSLQLSIGKTTGEEAQVWHDEHPMVAVSFDELTALLAPYFEVHIFEHDYEKIVPWGQSSGNAIFSCVKI; from the coding sequence ATGTCCGCCAACGCACTCTATACCGACTTGTCTGGTTATTACGATTTAATGTGTCTCGATATTGATTATCAGGCGCAAAGCAGCAGCATTGATCGGCTGCAGCAAATTTTTGGCAACGGGGGTAACACCCATCTGGATTTAGCCTGTGGTACTGGCCCGCACGTGCGGCATTTCATTGATTTGGGCTATCAAAGTAACGGCCTTGATCTTAACCAACCTATGTTAGATATCGCACAACTGCGCTGCCCTGAAGCACAATTTTCTTTGCAAAACATGAGTGAGTTTAAGATTGCCGAGCCGGTAGACCTGATTACCTGTTTTTTATATTCCATTCATTACAACGATGGCATTAATAAACTTAAACAATGCATAGCCAGTGTACATAGCGCGTTAAAATCACAGGGCGTGTTCTGCTTTAACGTGGTCGACAAGCACAAAATTGATAACGCACTCTTTGTGAGTCACACCGCAACTCAAGAAAACAGTGTCTTTACCTTTCGTTCGGGGTGGCATTATTCTGGAACTGGCGAGCAACAATCACTGCAGCTCAGCATTGGTAAAACCACCGGCGAAGAAGCGCAAGTGTGGCATGACGAGCATCCCATGGTAGCCGTGAGTTTCGATGAGCTAACCGCGCTCTTAGCGCCCTACTTCGAGGTGCATATTTTTGAGCATGATTATGAGAAAATAGTGCCGTGGGGTCAGTCTTCTGGCAATGCTATTTTTAGCTGTGTAAAGATTTAA
- a CDS encoding TRAP transporter small permease — protein sequence MSKRNVVDIFFEWVTIIAIALVMFLVLLQVFYRYALNDPIGWTQEISVFCTMIVVMLGAAIAFKRGDHISISFFVELFPVKVQKVITIIANLITIIFLGTLSYQSWLLSKRAMMQVSPTSGIPLGYIILFVTVGTALSAIYLIPQLFNPKLHRTEDEALSEINIEK from the coding sequence ATGTCAAAGCGCAACGTTGTAGATATTTTTTTTGAATGGGTGACTATAATCGCCATTGCTTTAGTTATGTTTTTAGTGTTGCTACAGGTTTTTTACCGCTATGCATTAAATGATCCTATTGGTTGGACGCAAGAAATATCCGTATTTTGTACCATGATTGTGGTTATGCTGGGTGCGGCAATCGCATTCAAGCGCGGCGATCATATATCAATTTCATTTTTCGTAGAACTGTTTCCTGTTAAAGTTCAAAAAGTAATAACAATCATCGCTAATTTAATAACAATTATATTCTTAGGAACCTTGTCCTATCAAAGTTGGTTGTTATCTAAAAGAGCCATGATGCAAGTTTCACCGACCTCAGGCATACCTCTGGGATATATCATTCTTTTCGTTACTGTTGGTACTGCTTTATCTGCCATTTATTTGATACCTCAATTGTTTAATCCGAAGTTACATAGAACAGAAGATGAAGCCTTATCTGAAATTAATATAGAAAAGTAA
- a CDS encoding asparaginase, translating to MTNNIKLLSTGGTIASTQSEDNRSKSGELTGQDLVGKLCLPSTINVHTESVFQKPSNALTFNDILSLREKILAIDKEKKHTGIVITHGTDTLEDTAFFLQASLPPLDTVVVITGSQRAPQLEGTDAYKNLMAAIIAASSEKLKKLGVLVVFNDSIYSANHIRKVNSFQVNGFDSPGFGHLGYVSESNVHLLQRPELPQPFTPVTALPRVDIIVGCLEASPQQLISSAESGARGIILEGIGKGHVPPSWIPVVEKLVKEGVKFAVVTGSLMGSLEPTYDFNGCLKDLLDLGVIPVSDMSARKARIRLMLALASADVEQSLLTMEISR from the coding sequence ATGACTAATAATATAAAGTTACTCTCAACAGGTGGAACGATAGCGAGCACTCAGTCTGAGGACAACAGAAGTAAGTCTGGCGAATTAACAGGGCAAGACTTAGTCGGCAAGTTATGTTTGCCAAGCACTATCAATGTGCATACGGAGTCTGTGTTTCAAAAGCCAAGTAATGCGTTGACCTTTAATGATATTTTGTCGTTAAGAGAAAAAATACTAGCGATAGATAAAGAAAAAAAGCATACAGGTATTGTGATCACACATGGCACAGATACGCTAGAAGATACGGCTTTTTTTCTTCAGGCGAGTTTGCCACCTTTAGATACGGTTGTGGTGATTACCGGCTCACAAAGAGCACCACAATTAGAAGGAACCGACGCCTATAAAAATTTAATGGCAGCTATTATCGCTGCCTCATCTGAAAAGTTAAAAAAACTAGGAGTGTTGGTCGTATTTAATGACTCAATATACAGCGCTAATCATATTAGAAAGGTAAATAGTTTTCAGGTGAATGGCTTTGATAGCCCTGGCTTTGGTCATTTAGGCTACGTGAGTGAAAGTAATGTGCATTTATTACAACGACCAGAGTTACCTCAGCCGTTTACTCCTGTAACCGCATTACCTAGGGTCGATATTATAGTCGGCTGCTTAGAAGCCAGTCCTCAGCAGCTGATCAGTTCAGCTGAGTCTGGAGCTCGCGGCATAATTTTAGAGGGCATAGGTAAGGGACACGTGCCTCCTAGCTGGATCCCAGTAGTAGAGAAACTTGTAAAAGAAGGAGTAAAGTTTGCAGTGGTAACAGGATCATTAATGGGCTCTTTAGAGCCGACCTATGATTTTAATGGCTGCCTAAAAGATTTACTCGATTTAGGCGTGATCCCTGTATCAGACATGTCAGCTCGAAAAGCACGGATAAGATTAATGTTAGCGCTAGCATCAGCAGATGTGGAACAATCACTATTAACTATGGAAATAAGTCGCTAA
- a CDS encoding heme-binding protein, which yields MLLKDGSFEVREYAPHVVAKTLRLCVIRVHGLNKLILSISRRYKHGCKRKAIKQQVRSWARYNPPFTLWFLRRNEVLIPITRLSEQARDSVFIQMGFNHDLYASQFGIKSWLLTMAYTGTEQCIVDAIFYYR from the coding sequence GTGCTGCTCAAAGATGGCAGTTTTGAGGTGCGCGAGTATGCACCGCATGTGGTAGCAAAAACATTGCGGCTGTGCGTTATTCGGGTTCATGGTCTGAACAAGCTTATCTTGAGCATAAGCAGGCGTTACAAGCATGGTTGCAAACGCAAGGCTATCAAGCAACAGGTGAGGTCATGGGCCCGTTATAATCCGCCTTTTACGCTGTGGTTCTTGCGCCGCAACGAAGTGTTAATCCCCATTACTCGACTCAGTGAACAAGCTCGCGATTCTGTTTTCATTCAGATGGGCTTTAACCATGATCTGTACGCCAGCCAGTTTGGCATCAAGAGTTGGCTGCTAACCATGGCCTACACTGGTACAGAGCAATGCATTGTCGATGCTATTTTCTATTACCGATAA
- a CDS encoding DUF1971 domain-containing protein, producing the protein MNNVIIPSHWKIKRSTHFFTKNNIPKALLTHHNTAEGVFGQICVMQGTVTFYGFANEAATAPEKTVVIQAGQFAVSPPQYWHRVELSDDAQFNINFWSETDTGNKAMFKSSRVHSKPIDALFD; encoded by the coding sequence ATGAATAATGTGATAATCCCGAGCCATTGGAAAATAAAACGTTCAACACATTTTTTCACTAAAAATAACATTCCTAAGGCGCTGTTAACCCATCACAACACCGCCGAAGGCGTGTTTGGTCAAATTTGTGTGATGCAAGGCACGGTCACCTTTTACGGATTCGCCAATGAAGCCGCCACAGCGCCAGAAAAAACGGTGGTCATCCAAGCGGGCCAGTTTGCCGTTAGCCCGCCCCAATATTGGCATCGTGTAGAGTTAAGTGATGATGCGCAATTTAACATCAACTTTTGGTCAGAAACCGATACCGGCAATAAAGCCATGTTTAAAAGCTCGCGCGTTCACAGCAAGCCTATTGATGCCTTATTTGATTAA
- a CDS encoding DUF3297 family protein: MNDTTSLPALPDRLSGNPRSPHHVAAIFEHNIGIRFNGKERTDVEEYCISEGWVKIASPKALDRRGQPLLITLKGTVEAYYL, translated from the coding sequence ATGAACGACACGACTTCGCTCCCCGCTTTACCGGATCGTCTTTCGGGTAATCCTCGTAGCCCACACCATGTGGCAGCAATTTTTGAGCACAATATTGGTATTCGCTTCAACGGTAAAGAGCGTACGGATGTTGAGGAATATTGCATCAGTGAAGGCTGGGTGAAAATAGCTTCGCCTAAAGCGCTAGACCGCCGCGGCCAACCTTTATTGATCACGTTAAAAGGCACGGTTGAAGCTTATTATCTTTAA
- a CDS encoding PhzF family phenazine biosynthesis protein yields the protein MELGINVVDAFTDRVFKGNPAAVIITDSWLADELMQLIAMENNLSETAFLVADQHGNYVIRWFSPLAEIAFCGHATLAAAFVLFGHHPALKVLHLIAKAVGPFTVVKTDAGKLQMDFPNTQPEPVSEIPAALLAGLSVAPVEVYRNAQAYVVVYQSESEVRSVLRDNAALKRLAPRDVVVTCRAESSTYDFISRYFWPANGGDEDPVTGSIHTGLAPLWAERLGKHKLVAYQASRRGGVVYCEVQGDRVLVSGHAKAYMKGVITL from the coding sequence ATGGAACTTGGAATAAACGTGGTTGATGCGTTCACCGATAGGGTTTTTAAAGGTAACCCTGCCGCGGTGATCATCACAGATAGCTGGTTAGCTGACGAGTTAATGCAATTGATTGCCATGGAAAATAATTTGTCTGAGACGGCTTTTTTGGTGGCCGATCAGCATGGCAATTATGTAATTCGTTGGTTTTCTCCGCTCGCCGAAATCGCCTTTTGTGGCCATGCTACCTTGGCCGCCGCTTTTGTGTTGTTTGGTCATCACCCTGCACTCAAGGTACTTCATCTTATCGCCAAGGCAGTGGGTCCCTTTACGGTGGTAAAGACTGATGCGGGTAAATTGCAAATGGACTTTCCTAATACCCAGCCAGAGCCGGTCAGTGAGATACCCGCGGCCTTGCTCGCCGGGCTTTCGGTGGCGCCAGTGGAGGTGTATCGCAACGCCCAAGCCTATGTGGTGGTGTATCAGTCGGAGTCTGAGGTGCGCTCTGTATTACGTGACAACGCAGCACTAAAGCGGCTCGCGCCACGGGATGTAGTAGTGACTTGCCGCGCTGAGTCCTCAACCTATGACTTTATCTCCCGCTATTTTTGGCCTGCTAACGGCGGTGATGAAGACCCAGTTACCGGCTCTATTCACACCGGGCTCGCACCATTGTGGGCCGAGCGATTAGGTAAGCACAAGTTAGTGGCTTATCAAGCTTCGCGACGAGGTGGTGTGGTGTATTGTGAGGTACAAGGTGACCGAGTATTAGTCTCGGGCCATGCCAAGGCATATATGAAAGGTGTGATTACGCTTTAG
- a CDS encoding DUF2799 domain-containing protein: MNKDGFLSTVVCMKELRSAWLLVAVVLLTGCASMSKQECLTANWLDQGFRDGRNGQPLSRIVDHRQACTKVGITPNDTLYFQGRDQGIVHYCTSENALAVGRQGLPYRNACPAALEHEFLVSYKQGKQLYEAEQRIEALSQDSRQFELLLRDEDDREQRRYLRQHIRDLDWELQRARDEQRYLERNLEREFDNNLERTVGD; encoded by the coding sequence ATGAACAAGGATGGCTTTTTATCCACAGTGGTGTGTATGAAAGAGTTACGCAGTGCTTGGTTGCTTGTAGCTGTTGTTTTATTAACCGGCTGTGCCAGCATGAGCAAGCAAGAGTGTTTAACGGCCAATTGGCTAGACCAAGGGTTTCGTGATGGTCGCAATGGCCAACCCTTATCTCGCATTGTTGATCATCGCCAAGCTTGTACCAAAGTCGGCATTACGCCTAACGATACGCTTTATTTTCAGGGCCGTGACCAAGGCATTGTCCATTACTGTACCTCCGAAAATGCGCTAGCAGTAGGGCGCCAAGGGCTGCCTTATCGTAATGCTTGCCCAGCGGCATTAGAGCACGAATTTTTAGTCTCTTATAAGCAAGGAAAGCAACTTTATGAGGCAGAGCAGCGTATAGAGGCACTCAGCCAGGACTCGCGTCAATTTGAACTGTTATTAAGAGACGAAGACGACCGAGAGCAACGCCGTTACTTGCGCCAACACATTCGAGATCTAGACTGGGAACTGCAACGAGCCCGTGATGAGCAACGTTATCTTGAGCGAAACTTAGAGAGGGAATTCGACAACAATCTAGAGCGAACGGTGGGTGATTGA
- a CDS encoding phosphate-starvation-inducible protein PsiE has translation MKQNQANRWRSHIHQHAESTGNLLVEIFHYLALFAIGGMTAWAGTLAALDMLAKGSASIDDILLLFIYLELGAMVGIYFKTNHMPVRFLIYVAITALTRMMISDISHHDAPDMGVVYISGAILLLAIAVLVVRYASARFPGVKPASPQQVSAESHEGTER, from the coding sequence ATGAAACAAAACCAAGCAAATAGATGGCGCAGCCATATACACCAGCATGCAGAGTCCACAGGCAACCTCTTGGTGGAAATTTTTCACTATCTGGCGCTATTTGCCATCGGCGGCATGACCGCATGGGCCGGTACGCTGGCCGCTCTCGATATGCTGGCGAAAGGGTCCGCCTCCATCGATGATATTTTATTACTGTTTATCTATCTTGAGTTAGGCGCCATGGTGGGTATTTACTTTAAAACCAACCACATGCCGGTGCGTTTTTTGATTTACGTGGCCATTACCGCCTTAACAAGAATGATGATTTCAGATATTTCGCACCACGATGCCCCCGATATGGGCGTGGTGTATATCTCTGGCGCCATCCTCTTGTTAGCCATCGCCGTGCTCGTGGTGCGTTATGCATCAGCGCGCTTTCCTGGGGTTAAGCCCGCCAGCCCTCAGCAGGTCAGTGCTGAAAGCCATGAAGGCACTGAGCGTTAA
- a CDS encoding TRAP transporter large permease encodes MLTILGLSLLGFLLIGVPVAIALGASSMLAVALASHVPLLVIAQKVFQGMNNFSFLAIPLFLLAGSLMSEAKISERLVALANLMLGRYPGGLANVATTSSAFFGSISGSAPATTAAVGSVMIPSMVKRGYRPEDAAATVAASGALGLIIPPSLTMVIYGVISGVSIGQLFINGILPGIMLTCALMSLNYFLAKRKHRKNNTVQEVVEDKGKAKEIIRSSLLALLMPVIIVVGIYSGVFTATESAAVACLYGLLLGVFVYRTLSWRGLFNAFKSTVTNTAVIMFLMACANALAYVITAERVPQQFAMWIVGVTDNPVYVMLLMLGLLLVVGTFLDNVSALVLLVPTLMSITAAVNIDPLYFGVFAIIALAVGQFTPPVGLNLFIAANIAKQKVETVSIAVLPYLFVYIAMLLLFVFVPSLLVFTQWF; translated from the coding sequence ATGCTGACAATACTAGGCTTGAGTCTGTTAGGGTTTTTGTTAATTGGGGTTCCGGTTGCAATTGCATTGGGTGCTTCTTCAATGCTGGCGGTTGCGTTGGCAAGTCATGTACCGCTGCTGGTTATCGCTCAAAAAGTCTTTCAAGGAATGAATAACTTTTCATTTTTAGCTATACCGTTGTTTTTACTTGCGGGAAGCTTAATGTCTGAAGCTAAAATTTCAGAGCGATTAGTCGCATTAGCTAACTTGATGCTTGGGCGCTACCCTGGAGGGCTGGCAAACGTAGCGACCACTTCATCTGCTTTTTTTGGTTCTATTTCTGGCTCTGCCCCCGCTACTACAGCGGCGGTGGGTTCAGTCATGATCCCATCAATGGTTAAACGTGGTTATCGGCCAGAAGATGCGGCCGCAACGGTAGCTGCATCAGGGGCGTTAGGTTTAATAATACCCCCAAGCTTAACCATGGTTATTTATGGAGTAATATCAGGCGTCTCCATTGGTCAGTTGTTTATTAATGGCATACTGCCTGGCATCATGCTTACTTGTGCATTGATGAGCTTAAACTACTTCTTAGCTAAGCGTAAGCATCGTAAAAACAATACCGTACAGGAAGTGGTTGAAGATAAAGGTAAAGCTAAAGAAATTATACGTAGCAGTTTATTGGCTTTGTTAATGCCAGTCATTATTGTGGTAGGTATTTATTCTGGCGTGTTTACCGCTACTGAATCCGCCGCAGTTGCATGTTTATATGGCTTATTGTTGGGTGTGTTTGTTTATCGCACTTTATCTTGGAGAGGCTTGTTTAATGCATTTAAAAGCACTGTAACCAATACGGCTGTTATCATGTTTCTCATGGCTTGTGCTAATGCATTGGCTTACGTTATTACCGCTGAAAGAGTGCCACAACAATTTGCAATGTGGATAGTCGGTGTGACGGATAATCCTGTATATGTAATGTTGCTTATGTTGGGCTTGTTGTTGGTTGTGGGCACCTTTTTAGACAACGTATCAGCACTTGTGCTGCTAGTGCCGACACTGATGAGTATTACCGCCGCGGTTAATATCGACCCGTTATACTTTGGTGTGTTTGCAATTATCGCGTTAGCAGTAGGTCAGTTTACACCTCCAGTAGGACTAAATTTATTTATAGCCGCTAACATAGCAAAACAAAAAGTAGAAACAGTCTCAATAGCCGTTTTACCTTACTTGTTTGTCTATATCGCTATGCTGTTACTGTTTGTTTTTGTACCTAGTCTGCTTGTATTTACTCAATGGTTTTAA